From Trichomycterus rosablanca isolate fTriRos1 chromosome 18, fTriRos1.hap1, whole genome shotgun sequence, the proteins below share one genomic window:
- the hrh2b gene encoding histamine receptor H2b, whose product MISTVLLWMVLIAFISFTIGGNVLVCLAVCTSRRLHRISNCFVVSLAVTDLLLGLLVLPLSAILELNSGHWPLGGTFCNIYLSFDVTLCASSIFTLLAISVDRYLAISAPLSYTSRLTPRRAAAAIGFIWIISLSIAFVPIHMGWNTAEFKVPNQDWSLEGVGGEGPTCRYEWNNNFVLLTAFGIFFLPLLVMCGMYRRIFWVAREQVNRIRAATPTFTRSSSALTTLREHKATVTLASVLGAFIICWMPYFLYLIYMGLRREVRPPELAHSVVLWLGYFNSALNPILYPTLNRDFRRAYSQLLHCKNIQNHLRSSLKETSNIVTLNKLVLQTHLNH is encoded by the exons ATGATCTCCACGGTTCTCCTCTGGATGGTGCTCATTGCCTTCATCTCATTCACCATTGGaggaaatgtgctggtgtgtttggcaGTATGCACCAGTCGTCGCCTCCATCGCATCAGTAACTGCTTTGTGGTGTCTCTGGCTGTAACAGATCTGCTGCTTGGCTTGCTGGTCCTTCCTCTCTCGGCTATACTCGAGCTGAATAGTGGGCATTGGCCACTTGGAGGCACGTTTTGCAACATCTATCTTTCTTTTGACGTCACACTGTGCGCATCGTCCATTTTCACCTTGCTGGCTATCAGCGTGGATCGTTACCTGGCCATCTCAGCACCACTCAGCTACACCAGCAGACTCACTCCGAGACGAGCAGCAGCTGCTATCGGGTTTATTTGGATCATCTCACTGAGTATAGCCTTTGTACCCATTCACATGGGATGGAACACTGCAGAGTTTAAGGTGCCGAACCAGGACTGGAGCTTGGAGGGTGTGGGAGGAGAAGGACCGACCTGCCGTTATGAATGGAACAATAACTTTGTGCTGCTGACCGCTTTTGGGATTTTCTTTCTCCCCCTGCTGGTCATGTGCGGAATGTACCGTCGTATATTCTGGGTGGCACGTGAGCAG GTAAATCGTATCCGTGCTGCTACCCCTACATTCACTCGGTCATCATCTGCATTGACCACACTGAGAGAGCACAAAGCCACAGTGACCCTGGCTTCAGTGCTCGGTGCCTTCATCATTTGCTGGATGCCATACTTCCTCTACCTCATCTACATGGGTCTGAGACGTGAGGTCAGGCCCCCTGAGCTGGCCCATTCTGTCGTGCTCTGGCTGGGTTATTTTAACTCGGCCCTGAACCCCATTCTGTACCCGACCCTGAACCGTGACTTCAGACGTGCCTACTCTCAGCTGCTGCACTGCAAGAACATACAGAACCATCTAAGAAGCTCACTAAAAGAAACAAGTAATATTGTAACGCTAAACAAATTAGTGCTGCAGACACATCTTAATCATTGA